The Stomoxys calcitrans chromosome 3, idStoCalc2.1, whole genome shotgun sequence genome includes a region encoding these proteins:
- the LOC106086204 gene encoding trimethyllysine dioxygenase, mitochondrial-like: MTEMTLRRLFPLMKTFYGEMFEFSNEYLHDDITYSQDYIGPHTYHTYFCDASALQGLHCVEHNGGGGDSFFIDGYHVAEQLSQRNPKAFEILSRVHVPAEFLDKGERHRFSSPIIRVDPVTKKVFQVRLNLYDRSVFNTLGQNEMRDFYESLREFLTIAHDPGNWWQLKLNPGTMVIFDNWRLLHGRQAYTGKRVMIGGYVQRTDFLSKARVMGIID, from the coding sequence ATGACTGAAATGACCCTGCGTCGCTTGTTTCCCCTAATGAAGACTTTTTACGGCGAAATGTTTGAATTCTCCAATGAGTATTTGCATGATGACATCACCTATTCGCAAGATTACATTGGACCACATACGTATCACACCTACTTTTGTGATGCCAGTGCATTGCAGGGCCTTCATTGTGTAGAACACAATGGGGGAGGTGGTGATAGTTTCTTCATTGATGGTTATCATGTAGCTGAGCAGTTGAGTCAACGAAATCCCAAAGCTTTCGAGATACTCTCTCGGGTCCATGTGCCAGCAGAATTTTTGGATAAAGGAGAGCGTCATAGATTTTCATCTCCCATTATACGCGTTGATCCTGTGACCAAGAAGGTGTTTCAAGTACGTTTGAATTTGTACGATCGCTCGGTCTTCAATACTTTGGGGCAAAATGAAATGCGTGACTTTTATGAGAGTTTGAGGGAATTTCTTACTATTGCTCATGACCCTGGTAATTGGTGGCAATTGAAACTAAATCCTGGTACTATGGTTATCTTTGATAATTGGCGTTTGCTACATGGTCGGCAGGCGTATACCGGAAAGCGAGTTATGATTGGAGGCTACGTTCAAAGGACAGATTTTCTCAGCAAGGCAAGAGTGATGGGGATAATTGACTAA
- the LOC106086193 gene encoding trimethyllysine dioxygenase, mitochondrial-like, translated as MKVKDLQYSPEGEKVKVTWSDDHISKYDIEFILSSQFQNFKMKHSVDTSPIFWNVSSILQNRSCLNVKLGDLCTSDTVAKDVVTSLIRYGLAFIQEVPPNITSTEMAIRRLFPLMKTFQGEMFTFPDVFLQDEVTKVKAFVEPHTDGSYYSDPMGLQAIHCIEQSGERGDIFFTDGFHIARELRQRNPKAFDILSRVHVPTQLVVKDEHHNFSAPTIRVDPITKKINQIRLNMYDRSLFNTLPQCEMQDFYESMRELLTMANHSENRWQLPLEPGTMVIFDNWRLLHGRCAYSGNRTLARGYVQRTDFLSKARIMTILE; from the exons ATGAAGGTTAAGGATTTGCAATATAGTCCCGAGGGAGAAAAAGTTAAGGTAACAT ggAGTGATGATCATATTTCGAAATATGACATTGAGTTTATACTCTCCTCAcagtttcaaaatttcaagatgaAACATTCTGTTGACACTTCCCCCATATTCTGGAATGTTTCCAGCATTCTGCAAAATCGCAGTTGTCTAAATGTAAAACTTGGTGATCTTTGTACCTCTGACACAGTGGCCAAAGATGTGGTGACTTCTCTTATACGCTATGGCCTAGCATTTATCCAAGAGGTTCCTCCAAATATTACCTCCACTGAGATGGCAATACGAAGACTCTTTCCCCTTATGAAAACCTTTCAGGGTGAAATGTTTACCTTTCCCGATGTCTTTCTCCAAGATGAAGTAACCAAGGTCAAAGCCTTCGTTGAACCCCATACAGATGGTTCTTACTATTCTGATCCAATGGGCCTACAGGCAATACACTGTATAGAGCAGAGTGGAGAACGTGGTGATATTTTCTTTACTGACGGCTTTCACATTGCTCGAGAATTGCGCCAAAGAAATCCCAAGGCCTTTGATATACTTTCCAGGGTTCATGTACCAACACAATTGGTGGTCAAGGAtgaacatcacaatttttcagctCCAACCATTCGTGTTGATCCCATCACCAAGAAAATTAATCAAATACGTTTGAATATGTATGATCGTTCGTTGTTCAATACATTACCCCAATGCGAAATGCAAGACTTCTATGAAAGCATGCGCGAACTACTGACAATGGCAAACCATAGTGAAAATCGTTGGCAACTTCCTCTGGAGCCTGGTACTATGGTCATTTTTGACAATTGGCGTTTGCTGCATGGACGATGTGCCTATTCGGGAAATCGAACTTTGGCCAGAGGTTATGTACAAAGAACAGATTTTCTAAGTAAGGCGAGAATAATGACTATTTTAGAGTAA